DNA sequence from the Gemmatimonadota bacterium genome:
CCCGCGCGGACCAACCGCTCCGGCAGCCGCTTCGGCACGCGGCGGACGGACGCGCTTTCGCCGGAGCAGCTTGCGGAACTGCTGCGGGTAGGCTGAGGCCCGGCCGAGGAATCGTCCGCCGGGCCGGCTGCACTCTGGCATCCTGCCCTCATAGCGGTGGCCATCGTGTGCTCCGGAGCCGCTCGGCCGTGACCGGCCGGGTTCTGAACTATTGGATGGAGCTTACCTGCCCCTCCGGCTTGGCTGAGGGCCCGCATGTATCGGGTCGGGGGTCCCCCGGAGCGGGTGTTCGCGGAGCGAGCGGAGACCCCGCAGGCCGGCACTCACCTGCCAACCCGCAGCCGGGCGAAAAAACCGAATGTGAGTGCCGGCCGAGGAGGCTCCGCTAACCGGGAGCGCCACCCGCGAAGCGGGGACCCCCGACCCGAGACCGGCGCGGGGGTTGCCTCCTCGAGCCGGCCGAGTCCCGTGCTCCGTCGGGCACGGGCACGGGCACGGGCACGGATCACTTCCTCACTGCGTGCGCAGGAAGTAGGCGGCGCCGCTGAATCCGGCGTATACCGCCTTGCTTCCGTCGGCCGAGACGCGGGTGAACCACACCTCCGGGTCGGCGCCGTTGGGCCCCACGTACGTGCTTCCGCTCTGGCTGGCGGCCGTGCGCCGCGAGAAGAGCACGGTGCCGCTGCGGCTGAAGACATAGAACTGCCCGCCACCGGCCCCGCCGCCGCGCGTGCCGGCGGTGATGTAGCTGCCGTCCGGTGTGATCGAGACCTGGCGCGCCCCGCCGTCCATGGGCGGGTCGAGTGGCTGGCCTCCGGGATCTGGCCGCCGCCACAGGAGGCTCAGCTGCTCGTGCCCAGCGAGTAGAGGCGCACGTCCGTGCCCTGCATCCCCACCACGGCCAGCGAGTTGTCCGCGCTCATGTCCGTCCAGTAGACGCGGCTCCCCACGTCCAGGGACTGCACGCGCTGCCAGCGGCTGGTGGTATCGCTGCGCACGTAGTAGTGCACCCGCTGCCCCCAATCGCCCGCGATGATGCGGTTCCCATCCGAGGAGATGGAGAGGTGGCGCAGCTCCCCATCGGAGCAGTCCTTGCAGACAATGGAGTCTTGCTGCACCCGCTGGCGGCGGGCGAGGTCGTAGATGCCCAGGATGGTGATGGGCGAGGCACCGGCCGGCCGGGTCTGGCCGCCGTAGGCCACGTACCGCCCGTCAGTCGAGAAGTCCACGGCGCGCAGTTGATCGGTGGTCGAGTCGACGAAGATGGGCTGGAGCGGCGTCGTCGAGCCGAAGTCGAGGAGCGTGAACTTGCCGCCGCCCGCGCCGATGTAACGCCCGTCATAACCGCAATGGAGGCCAGCGCTCCGGCCAGGCCGGTGGCCGTGAAGCTCGCGGGCGCGAGACCGGAGACCGTCGCCAGCTCCTCGCCCTAGTGGCTGGTCACCGAGCCACCAGGATGGCGGGTCGCCGTCACCCTGGCGTTACGGCGCCGTCTCACGAGGCCGGTCCGGACTTCACTCATCGCGGGATCCGCCTGGCCAGGAGCGCGTCGATCTTGCCCAACAGGCGCGTGAGCTCGACCGGCTTGGTGTCGAAGTCGTCGCACCCCGCGGCGAGCGCCTTCTCCTGGTCGCCGGCCATGGCGTGGGCAGTCAGTGCGATGACAGGAATGGAGCGGGTGGCCGGATCGTCCTTGAGCTGACGGGTGGCGCCCCAGCCATCCAGCAGGGGCAGGCTCATGTCCATGAGGATCAGGTCCGGCCCCTCGGAGCTGGCCAGGGCGACGCCTCTCTCGCCATCCACAGCGATGACTACCACGTACCCCCGCCGCTCGAGCCGGCGCGAGAGCATGTCGCGGTTCATCTCGTCGTCCTCTACGAGCAGGATCTTGGGCACGTCCGGCTCCTTTCCATGGAAGTCTGTGGAAGCGTCGGCACTCCCAGCGCGCTCCGGCGCGAGGTCTGCCCTTCGGTCGAGCTGCGCGATGACGCGCCCACCAGCCCCCCTCCGTTCCCGACCCACCAGCTCCAACCCCCCCCGCTCCGCTCGCCTCAGGGCAGACCCGGCGCGCCGTCGCTAGTGGCAACGAGCGCAGGGGGGCTGCCGTTTTCGCCACCCTGTTTGGAGAAGCGGCTCACCGGCGGTGCGGCCAAGATCCCTAAGGTCGGAGATGCGCTGCGCCTCCTGCGCCAGGGATGACAGGCCATCTGCGGCTCATGGCCGCGCCGGGGCAGTTGCGGCTCACTCCCGGGCTGCCGGCGCGAGCCGGCGCCGCTTCACGTGCGCGGCCACCAGCTCCCGGACTTCAGCGAGCAGCCGCTCGCGCGTATACGCGCCCTTCTGCAGAATAGCCTCGACGAAGCCGTTCAGCCGCTGCCGGTCCGCGGCGGTCAATTCCTTGGCGGTCACGACGATCACAGGAATGGTCCGCCACTCCTCGCGCTCGCGCAAGGCGGCGGCGAACTCGAAGCCATCCATCTCGGGCATGACCAGATCGAGCAGCACGAGCTGCGGCCGCTGCTGCAGCATGCGCTCGAGGGCCGCGCGGCCGTTCTCGGCCTCGATGGCGGCGTAGCCCTCGCGCTCGAGGATGCGGCGAAGCATGGAGCGGATCGCGGCGTCGTCCTCCACGATCAGCACGGGCCCCTCCCCATCGCCGCGGCGGTAGCGGCCGAGCACCGCCAGCAGTCGCTCGCGGTCCACGGGCTTGGTGAGGTATTCGGTCGCGCCCAGTGCAAAGCCCAGGTTCTGGTTATCCAGGATGGTGAGCATGACGACCGGGATATCGGCCAGCTCCGGGTCGGCCTTGAGCGCGGCGAGCACGGCCCAACCGTCCAGGCCGGGCATGATGACGTCCAGCGTGATCACGTCGGGGTGCAGCTCCCGGGCGCGGCGCAGCCCGGCCTCGCCGCTAGCGGCCTCCTCGACGCGGAAGCCCTCGCGGCTGAGCGAGCGGCGCACGAGCTCGCGGGCGGCGGCGTCGTCGTCAATCACCAGCAGTGTGCC
Encoded proteins:
- a CDS encoding response regulator, which encodes MPKILLVEDDEMNRDMLSRRLERRGYVVVIAVDGERGVALASSEGPDLILMDMSLPLLDGWGATRQLKDDPATRSIPVIALTAHAMAGDQEKALAAGCDDFDTKPVELTRLLGKIDALLARRIPR